The Candidatus Palauibacter australiensis genome includes the window CCGTGTCGTGGAAGAGCACGGCCTCCTGCCCCACGAGGCCGATGAGCCGGCGGAGGGAGTCCACCGAAAACTCCCGGATGTCCGTCCCATCGATCGTGACCCGCCCCACCTGCGGATCCGCAAACCTGGGCAGCAGGTCGACCAGCGTGGACTTCCCGCTCCCCGACGCCCCGACGATGGCGACGACGGATCCGCGCGGGACGACGAGATCGACGCCCTGCAGCGCCGCCCGGCCCCGCTCGTAGGCGAAGCTGACCCCCTCGTAGCGGATCTCCCGTTCGGGCCCCGCCGCGATCCGCGACCCTCCGGCCGGCTCCGGGTCCTGGTCGAGGATCTCGAAGAAACGGTCGGCCGCGGCGAGTCCCTGAGCGGCGATGGCCGGATACTGCGCTAATCCCTTCACCGGCGAGATGGCGCGCAGCGCGATGGTCACGAAGGCGACGAACTGTTCGGGCGCGATCGACCCGCCGCTCCCCACGAACGACGCTCCGATCCAGACGAGTCCGAGCGCCACGACGGACGCGAGCGTTTCGGAAAGGGGCGAGGCGAGGTGCCGGGTCGTGGCCGCCGAGATCCGCCTGCGGCTGAACGCGTCCGAACGGCGCCGAAAGCGCCTCTCCTCGAAGTCCTCGGCAACCCTCGACTTCACAAGCCGCACCGCGCCCAGCGATTCCTGCAGCGCCGCGACGAGTTCGCCGTGGTCATCCCAGGTGCGGCGGAACTTCTCGCGCAGCCGGCCGAGCAGCGGCCGCAGGCCGAGCCACACGAGCGGCACCAGGATGACGGCGATGAGCGCCAGCCTCCACGAGAGGGCGAACAACGCCACGGCGTAGGCCGCGAGGGTCGCCACCTGGCGCACGGCCTGCGCGAGCGCGTCCGTCACGACGGGCTTCGCCTCGCCCGCGTCCGCGATCACGCGTGCGATCAACTGTCCCGCCTTTCCACGCTCGAAGAAGGCGAGGGGCAGACGCTGCAGGTGCGCGTGCACGGCGTTGCGCACGTCGCGGACGAGGAACTCCTGGGTGCGGATCGAGAGCGCCCTCCCTCCGACGACGCAGAGGTTCTTGAGGAGGAGCGCGGCCAGCACCAGCACGCACACGGCCCGGAGTCCGTCCAGCCCCGCCTCCGGGCCGAGCCATCCCCCGGCGATCCCGTCGATGAAGCGCTCCGCCGCGTTCCGTCCGCCGCCGGGCAGGGGAGGCCCCATGCCGAAGAGCGAGCGGAGGAACGGGATGAGCAGGAGGAGGCTGAACGCCTCGAGTCCGGCCGCGAGCACACCGAGCGCCAGGCTCGCAAGAAAGGTCCATCGATAGGGGCGCAGGAACCGGAGCAGCCGCCGATACGACGAGGCGCCCCCGTCCCGGCCCGGGTTCATCGAGTCACCGCGGCGTGAGCAGCGCGGCGGGAAGCACCATCTCGTCGGGGCTCACCCCGCCGTGCAGGAAACTGTCCCGGTACCGGTTCTGGTATTCCCGCAGCCGCGTCGGGTAGACGAAGAAGTAGTCCTCCCGACAGAGGGCGAAGGTCTTGCTCATCCCGCCGGGAGGCATTCGCCATTCGTCCGCGTCCGAAGTCGACATGACCGCGGCCGGGTTCTCCACCTTCATGTCGTCGCCGATCTTGTAGCGCAGGCTCGTCGATGCGTCGCGCCCGGCGTAGATCGTGGCGGGCCGCCGGCAGTGAATCGAACCGTGGTCCGTCGTGAGGAGGACCCGGACGCCCCGCTGCGCGGCCAGCCGGAGCGCCTTCAGCGCCGGCGAACGCTCGAACCAGGTCACCGTGAGCGAGCGCAGCGCGCTGCTGTCCTGCGCCATCTCCCAGATCAGGCGCGACCGCGCCCTCCCGTGCGTGAGCATGTCCACGAAGCCGAACACGAGCGCCGTGGCGGAAGGAGACGACAGGTAACCGCCGAGCCGCGCCAGCATGGGCTCGCTCTCCTGGGCCGAGAAGATCTTCTCGTAGTGCACGGGGATCCGCGACGCGGTCAGTTCGTGGATATGCCGCTCGAAGAGTTCGTCCTCGAAGGAGTTGTAGCCGGTCTCGCTGCCCCTCTCCCACCACTCCGGACGACGCTCGGCGAGTTCGTCCGCGAAGATGCCTCCGAAGATCGCGTTGCGCGCGAACGGGGTCGCCGTAGGCAGGAGACCCGCGTAGAGCGCCTCCTCGATCTCGAAGTATTCGCTGACGATGGGGAGGACAGCCCGCCACTGGTCCAGCCGCATGCAGTCCATCACGACGAGCAGCGCCGCCGGATCCTCGTCCAGGATCGGCCGGAAGAAGCGGGACAGCACGTCCACCGAGAGGGTCGGCCCCCGCTCGCCCCCCTCGTGCACCCACTCCCCGTACCGGTCCGCCACGAGATCGCAGAAACCTCGGCTCAGGTCGGTGTGCAGCCCCTTGAGGATCTCGCGCAGGCCCGACTCGCCGGCCTCCTCCAGCTTCAGGTCCCAGTCGACCAGTTCCGAGTACAGGTCGGCCCAGTCCCGCCACGAAGCCGCCGTGGAGACCCGCTCGCGCAACTCGCCGAAGCGGCGCGAGAAGTCGCGCGTGATGTGCTCGTGGCGCAGGGCCGGGCCGGCGAGGAGCCGCGTCACGACCGACAGCACCTGCCGGGGGCTCGTCGGCTTGACGATGTAGTCGTCCGCCCGCCGTCCGATCGCCTCGTGCATGGTCGATTCCTCTTCGCTCTTCGTGACCATCACCACGGGGAGGCGGGGGGCGGAACTCCGGATGCGGTCGAGGACCTCGATCCCGCGCAGCCCGGGCATGCGCTCGTCCAGAAGTACGAGATCGTAGGAAGCCGCCGTCAGGAGTTCCATCGCGTCCTGGCCGTTCATCACGGCATCGACGTGATAGCCCGAGGACCGCAGCAGCATGAGATGCGGACGCAGCAGGTCGACTTCGTCGTCCACCCACAGGATCCGGCCTGCCACGGTCTTTGTCCCTTCCGTCATGCGCCGCCTCTCAGGTGGTCAGATACGAGCGGATGGCCCGCTCCAGCTTAAGCACGACTTCCTCGGCGCGGATTCTCGACATGCGTCCCGCCCGGGTGGCCCGGGACGGCATCCGCTCGCCATCGGAGCCGGCCGGGCCATGAAAATGGTCCACCGTGAGATCCGTGAACCGGCCGTAGGGACCGCTGCGCCTGGGGTCCGTGTACCCGTACAGTCCGATGGTCGGCGTCCCCAGCGCCACCGCCATGTGCAGAGGACCCGTGTCCGGCGCCAGCGCGAGATCGCTCGCGGAGAGCCGGCCCGCCAACTCCCTCAGCGTCCCGCCCAGCGCGACGCGCGGCGGAACCCCGCACAACCGTTCGAGGCGGCGGGCATCCCGCAGTTCCTCTTCGGAGTCTCCTCCCAGGAGGACGGGCTGAAGGCCCAGATCTCCGGCCGCCATGTCGATTACCCGCGCCGTCCCCTCGAGGGTCCAGTTTCTTCGGGCGTTGGAACTCCGCGGCACGACCGCAAGCACCGGAAGCGAGAATTCCTCCCGCCACCGCGCCGAGACCCGCCGCTCCTCCTCCGTGAAATGAAACCGCCATTCCAGGCGCCGCGGGACGCCGAGGTGGTCGAGGAATTCGAACAGTTCGTCCTGAATGTGGGCCACGGGAGCCGGCGGGATGCGGCGGTTCGTGGCCAGCCAGCTCAGGTCGCGGGCGCGCGGGCGATCGTGGCCGAGGCGCTCCGGAGCGCGCAGGAGACGCGTGACCGTCCCTCCCTTGAAGTTCGGCTGCAGACAGATGACGAGATCGAACGTTTCTCCTGCCACGTCACGCCGAAAGCGGGAATAGGCGCGGGCGCCGAGCCGTCGGTGAAAGCGCACGATCCGGTCGACATCCGGCCGGCCGGCCATCAGCGTGGCGGGGCCCGGCTGCAGCACCCAGGTGATGTGGGCGCCCGGCCAGGCCCGCCGGAGCGACGCGACGATGGGCATCCCCTGCACGGTGCTTCCCACCGCACTCATGAGCACGATGGCGACCCTGCGCGGCGGAGCGCCCGCGCCGCGCAGGGATCTATCGGGCCGCATCCCGGTACAGGGGGTGGCGGACCGCGACGAACCCGCGGGGCGAAACCGGCCCCAAAAAGACCCGCCCGGGCTGACAACGGCCCGAAAACACAGTAATCTCGGGGCGATGCGAACTCTCACCCGCTATATCCTGAGCCGTCACGCCGGGCCGTTCATCTTCGCCGCCATCGGCACCACGGTGCTGCTCCTCCTCGACCAGGTGAGCAAGCGCTTCGAGCGGCTCATCGGCAAGGACCTCGAGTGGTCGGTGATCGCCGAGGTCTTCGTCTACTCCATCCCCTTCATCCTCGCCCAGACCCTGCCGATGGCCGTGCTCATCGCGGTCCTGTACGTCTTCAGCCGGATGGAGGGCGACTTCGAGATCACCGCCGTCAAGGCGAGCGGCATCCCCCTGTCGCGCGTGATGGCCCCGCTCCTCGTTTGTGCCGTCATTCTGGCCGGCGGAATGACCTGGTTCAACAACACGGTCCTGCCGCAGTCGAATCATCACCTGCAGGTGCTGCTCACGGGGATCGGCCGCAAGAAGCCAACCTTCAACCTTCGGGAACATACGATCAACGAGGTGCTCCCGTCCTATGTCTACGTGCACCCCGGCATGATCGACCGGGAGGAGAGCGTGGTGCACGATGTCGCGATCTACGATGAGCGAAATGGCCAGGAGAGCCGCTCCATCTACGCGACGCGTGGAAAGATGGGCTTCTCGGAGGAGGGGGAGGACCTCTATTTCGACCTCGAGGACGGCGTCGTCCAGGTACGCATGAACGAGCGCCCGCACGCCTTCCGGCGCATCGCCTTCGAGCGGATGCTGCTCAAGATCCCGGATGTGGCGAACGGGCTCGAGCGCGATACCGCGGCCATACGCGGCGATCGCGAGATGAACATCGCCGACATGCGCGTGGAGGCGGATCGCGGCGCGCAGATGGCGGACGCGGCGCGTTGGGAGAGCCTCGTGTACGCGCAGGCGATCACCCGCATGCTGCTGGACTTCGCGCAGCCTCTCGCGGACGGCACCTATGCCGGGGAGGGCGACATCCCCGACTGGGACGATAACATGGCCGACTGGGCGGATTACGTCGCCGACCGGAAGGATGACATCCCCGAACTGGAAGCCGACCTTCCCGACTGGGCCGATCTCCCCGACCGGGGTGACGACCCCTCCGCGACACCGGGCGCGCCCGCCCAGGGCGAGATGGGGCCGGAACCCGTGGGGCAGCGCGCCGCGCCGGATTCCACCAGGCAGGTCGCCGAGAGCGCGGCCCGCCGCTTCTACTCCGCCTCCGATGCGGCGAACCAATTCCAGTCCTACGCCGAGCGCGAGGTCACGGGCCTTCGCCGAATCAACCAGTACTGGGTCGAGATTCACAAGAAGGGGACGATCCCGGCCGCGTGCATCGTCTTCGTCCTCCTCGGCGCCCCGATCGCCGTCCGGTTCCCGCGCGGCGGCGTCGCGCTCGTCGTCGGCGTCAGCCTGGGCATCTTCGGGGCGTACTACGTCTCGCTCATCGGGGGCGAGCGGCTCGCCGACCGCCTCTGGATCTCGCCGCTCTGGGCCATGTGGGCCCCGAACGTCATCTTCGGCGCCGCCGGGATCGTGGCCCTCGCGCGCTCCACCAAGGTGATGCGCTGACGCCGTGAAACTGCTCGACCGGTACGTCCTTTACCAGTTCCTGAGGATCTTCGCGGCCTGCGCGCTCGGCGTGCCGTTCCTCTTCATGGTCATCGACATCGCCGACAACCTCGACAGGTTCCTCGACCAGGGGTCGACCTGGTCCCAGATCGTCCTCCACTACGTGTACGAGTTTCCGTACCAGTCGCTGCTCGGGTTTCCGATCGCCGCCCTGCTGGGGTCCGTGTTCACGGTGGCCTCCATGTCCCGGCACTTCGAGGTCGCGGCCGTCAAGGCGGGCGGCGTTTCCTTCTACCGGCTCGTGCTCCCGATCCTCTGCGGCGCCACGCTGCTCAGCTTCGTCGCGCTCGGCCTCACGGAACTCGTCGCCGTGACGACGCGGAAGTCGGCCGAAATCCTCGAGCAGGAGGAGGCCCGCAGCCAGACGATCCGGAACTCCTTCGTCTACCGGGGAGACGACGGCCTCGTGTACAAGGCGCGACTGCTCGACACGCGCGAGGGCCGGATGGACGACGTGCAGATCGAGCGGAGGGGATCGGGACCCGACTTCCCCACCGTACACATCACGGCCAACGTCGCCAGGTACGACCCGGCGTTCTCGCGCTGGGTGCTCCAGCAGGGGTGGATGCGGGAGTTCCGCGGCCCGGAGGAAGAAACCGCCTTCGAGTTCGCCGAACTGTTCGTGCGACAACTGGACGAGACGCCCGAGGAGCTGCAGGCCAGACCCAAGGAACCGGACGAGATGCGCTACGCGGAACTGGGGCGCCTCATCGAGTCCGTAGAACGGTCGGGCGGCACGACGAACGGGCTAAGGACCTCTCGCGCGCTGCGCATCGCCTTCCCCTTCATCTGCCTTGTGATCGCCGTGTTCGGCATACCGCTGGCGCACAGCAACAAGCGGGGCGGCGCGCCGACTTCGATCGGGATCGCGCTCGGGACGACGATCCTCTTCCTGACTCTGATCCGCATCGCCGAAGCGATGGGCGCCGGAGGGGCGCTGTCACCGGCGGCGGCGGCCTGGCTGCCCAACATCGTCTTCTTCGGCGCCGGCCTGCTTCTCTTCGCGAAACTGCGCACGTAGCCAGCCGGGCGGAGCCGGCCGGGCGGAGCCAGCCGGGTGAGCGGGCCGCGGTTAGCCGGTCTGGGCGTCGATCCGTTCGATGTCGCTTCGCACCATGAGGCGGATCATCTCCTCGAACGACATGCGGGACTCCCAGCCCAGTTGCCGCTTCGCCTTCGACGGGTCGGCACAGAGCCGCTCGACTTCGGCCGGCCTCAGAAGCTCCGGGTCCTGTTCCACGTGCTCGCGCCAGTCGCGTCCGATCTCGTCGAAGGCGATCTCGATCAACCGTTGCACGGAATGGGTCACGCCGGTCCCGATCACGTAGTCTTCGGGCGTCTCCGCCTGAAGCATGAGCCACATCGCCTCGACGTAGTCGCCCGCGAATCCCCAGTCGCGCTCCGCCCCGAGGTTCCCGATCGACAAGCGGTCGGCGAGACCCCGGTGGATGCGGGCCGCCTCCCAACTCACCTTGCGCGTGACGAATTCGCGGCCCCGCCGGGGGCTCTCGTGGTTAAAGAGGATCCCGCTCGCCGCGAACAGGTCGTAGCTCTCCCGGTAGTTCACCGTAATGAAGTGGCCGTACACCTTCGCGACGCCGTACGGGCTGCGCGGATAGAAGGGCGTGTCCTCGTCCTGCGGGGTTTCCCGCACCTTTCCGAACATCTCCGACGAGGAGGCCTGGTAGAAGCGGATCGCGGGTTCGACCGCGCGGATCGCCTCGAGCATGCGCGTCACGCCCAGCGCCGTGAACTCGCCCGTCAGCAGCGGCTGATCCCAGGAGGTGGGGACGAAGGACTGCGCCGCGAGGTTGTACACCTCACGGGGCTGCACGCGTTCGAGAACGCGAATGAGCGACAGCTGGTCGAGGAGGTCCGCCTGGTGGAGGGTGATCCGGTCCCGCAGATGCGAGATGCGGTCGTATTTCTCCACCGAGGAACGGCGCACGACGCCGTGCACCTCGTACCCCTTGTCGAGCAGGAACTCGGCCAGGTAGGAGCCATCCTGTCCCGTGATGCCGGTGATGAGCGCGATCATGGCGGCCGAATATGCGCGGCCGGCGCGCCGCGGCCAAACGTGCGCGGCCCGTGCGAGGCCGGCGTCGCCCCGCCGCTTGACCGAAGACAACCCGAATCCGACATTCCCCGTCCCGCAGCCGGCCGGGCCGCGGGTAACCGAAGGCCGAAGACAGAGGAGGTCTCGCGATCCCGCGCGCGACGCCGGTTCCGGAGTGGGTGCCCGATCTTCCCGCGAGCCCGGGCGTCTACGTCTTCGTGGATGCGCACGGGCATCCCCTCTATGTGGGGAAGAGCGTGAACCTGCGGCGGCGCGTGCGGGGCTACTTCTACTCGGGGGGACCGTCGAACGAGCGTCTGGCCGAGATGCTGCGGATCGCCCGGGGCGTCGAGGCACATCCGACCGGGAGCGACCTCGAAGCGCGACTCGTGGAGGCGGAGCGCATTCTCGGCCAGCGGCCGCCCTACAACCGCGCGCTCAAGCGGCGCGATGCCGGCTGGTATCTGGAACTGCGCCAGAACGAACCCTTCCCTCGCCTGCGCGTCGTGCGCCGGCCGCGCCGGGCCGAGGCCCGCTACGTCGGCCCCTTCTGGAGTCGCCGGTTGCCCGAGCGCATCCGTCGCCTCGTGGAGAAGATCGTCCGGCTGCGGAGTTGCGCCGAATCCGTGCGTCCGGACCCGGCGCGGAGCCCGTGCATGCAGTTCGACATGGACCTCTGCACCGCGCCCTGCGCGCGCCGGGTGGGACTCAACGCCTATCGGCGGCAGGCGGAGACGGCCGGGCGCCTGCTCGCCGAGCCGGGCTACGCGTGGGAACTCATGGACCGGTTCGCCGAGGCGCGCGACGCCGCCTCCGAAAGACTGGAGTTCGAGCGGGCCGCGGCGGCGCAACTGCGTCTCGAGTGGATCGAGGAACTCGAGGAGCTTCGGTTCCTGCTGGAGCCGGAAGCGGAACCGCACTCCTGGCTCATCGTGCTCCCCGGGCTCGACGAGGCGCACCGGATGCTCCAGCCCGTGGCGCGCGGGCAGGTGCTGCGGCGGCGCCGCGTGGCGTGGGTCGAGGGTGCCTGGGAGGAGGCCGTGGAAGACGCCTGCTACGCCGTGCGAGTGGCGGAGTTGCGGGCGCCCCCCGTGCTCTCGCCGCGGGAATCCGTGCCCAGCGCGATGGTCGGCCGCTGGCTCGAGGAGGGCGGTGACGGCGGACACGCGATCGACCTGACCCGCCTCGACGCCACCGGCGCCATCGACCGCCTGCGGCGCCTCGCGTCCTGACGCCGGCCGCGGAACCCCGTCACCGTCAACCGGGTCTTGATTGCCATGCTCAGCTCGACTGCCATGCTCGAGAACTCAGACGTCGTCGCGGCCCGCGAACGGATCCGGTCCGGCGTGGCGCGGACCACCTGCCCGCAGTCCTTCGCCCTGGAGGCGCGCGCCGCTGGCCGCTTCCATCTCAAGACCGAGTTCCGGCAGCGCACCGGGTCGTTCAAGGACCGTGGGTCGCTCCACAAACTGCTGCGCCTCGGCCCGGCCGCGCGCGAGGGAGGCGTCATCGCGGCCAGCGCCGGGAATCACGCCCAGGCCCTCGCGTATCACGCCGCCCGGCTGGAGATCGCGTGCACGATCGTGATGCCCACGCACGCGCCTCTCATCAAGGTCGCCCACACCCGCGGCTACGGCGCCCGCGTGATTCAGACCGGGGAGACCCTCTCCGACGGGATGGCGCTCGTCGACCGCCTGGCCCGCGAGGAGGGGTTCACGCCCGTCCACGCGTTCGATGACCTCGATGTGATGGCGGGCCAGGGGACGATCGGGCTGGAGATCCTCGAACAGGTGCCCGACCTCACGACGGTCATCGTCCCCGTCGGAGGGGGCGGGATGATCTCCGGCGTCGCGACCGTGGTGAAGGCGCAGCGCCCGAAGGTGCGCGTGATCGGCGTGGAGGCCGCGGCCTCGCCCGGGGCCCGTGAGTCGCTGGCCGCCGGGAAGCCCGTACACCTGGAGAACTCGGACACGCTGGCGGACGGCATCGCCGTGAAGCGGATCGGCGACCTCGCCTTCCCTCACCTGGCGGCGCTCGTGGACGACGTCGTCCTCATCGACGAGGAACAGATCACCCGCGCGATCTTCTTCCTCCTCGAATCGGAGAAGTTCGTCGTGGAGGGCGGCGGAGCGGTGTCCGTGGCCGCCGTCCTCGAGGGAAAGGTCGACCTCGGCCCGTCCGACGTCACCGTCTGCATCCTCTCCGGCGGCAACATCGACATGAACCTCGTGTCGCGGGTCATCGACCGCGCGCTCTGGTCCGATGGCCGGCTCGCGCGTCTCGCCGTCGTCGTCCGCGACCGTCCGGGCTACCTCAACGAAGTGACGGCGCTCGTTGCGATCGAGGGCGCCAACGTCCTCCACATCGAACACACGCGCGCCTTCGGGGACATCTCCGTCGGGAAGGTGGGGATCGAACTCACAATCGAGACGCGCGGCCGCGACCACATCGCGACGATCGTGGCCAAGCTCCGCGAACTCGGCCACCGGGTCGAAGAACTGTCCTGACCCGCCCGCTGCCGCCAGCCCGAAATCAGGCCGTCTTTGCGTTCTTCCTCCGGCGCGCAAACCCCTCGAACAGCCCCTCGACTCTGGCCATACGCTCACGCAGATCGCCGATCTCACGCCCCATCCGTTCACGGAAACTGCCTACTTCGGCCGTGAGCGCCGTCAAGTCGCGCCGGATCGCGTACTGCCCCGGCAGGATCGCGGCAGCCAGTGCGATCGCCGCCGCTATGATCGTCCACATTTCAGCCGTCATGTGCTCGCCGACTCCTCATCCGTCGATGCCGTGTGAAGCTAACACCCCATCGAGTTACCCGCCCCGATCAACGGAGCCTTAACCGGGAGTGTCTTCGACCTCGGCCAGCGCCTTCTGGAGTTCGCGCCGGGCCACGCGCGTGACGAGGACGACGACGGCGGCCGTCGCGGCGAGGCCCGCCACGAGCAGGGCGGTCTGCCCCCAGCTCGCCGCCCCGCCGGACGCCTCGGCCACCTCCGCCCCGGCTGCGCCGATGTACACGTACAGGAGCGTCCCCGGGAACATCCCCACGAGCGAAGCCGCGACGTACTGGGTGAAGGTCGCGCCGGTGAGGCCGTAGAAGTAGTTCTGCGCGCTGAACGGAAACACCGGTGAGAGGCGGGTGAGGAAGACGATGCGCCAGCCCTGGGTTTCGACCGCGCGGTCGATCGCCCGCAGCGCCGGGCGGTTGGCGAGGAGCTTCTCGACGCGGTCGCGGAGCACGTAGCGGGCGATGAGGAAGGCGAGCGCGGCCCCGATGTTCGCGCCCACGAACACGGTGAGGGTACCGAGCGCGAGGCCGAAGGTGACGCCTCCGGCGATCGTCAGCGCCGAACCCGGCACGAAGAGGACCACCGCGAGCGCGTAGAAGAGTCCGAAGAAGAAGGGTCCCAGCCACCCCAGCCCCGCCGTGGTCTCGCGCAGCCAGGTGACGAGTCGCGCCAGGAAGCCCAGATCCTCCGTCGCGGCGGACTCCGAAGCCGCGGGCTCCGACGCCTGGGCGGCCTGTGCGGGGACCGGCGCAGCGACCACGAGGACGGGAGGGCCGCCGATCTCGGGACCCGCGTGGGCCGACGGCGCAGCGACCGCGCCCTCGACCGGCCCCGGTACGAACGCGCCCAGGAGGAGCGCGGCCAGGGCGGCCACTGAACCCCGTCTTCCGTTTCGCCTCGGCCCGGCCACTACGGCCTCTCCAGGCGGTTATGCGCGGCGAGAATGCGCCGGACTTCGTCGTGAGGGAGCCCGGGCACCATGTTCCCGTCCCGCCCCACCATGGTCCGGCCCGCAACCATCGCGTTCGTGATCGCCTCCTCCGTGGCCTGGGCCGTCGCGAGCAACAGCGGCGAAATGGCGTCGTTCGACATCATCTCGACGGTCGAGTTCTCGCCCCGGTTCCACGCCCCGCCGTTGGCCGTCGAGAAGGCGATGAAGATGTCGCCGGAACTGTTCGCCCCGTACCCCCCCATGCGCCCGATCCCGATCGGCGCCCGGCGCGCGAGCCGCTTCAACTGGTGCGGCAGCAGCGGAGCGTCCGTCGCGATGACGACGATGATCGAACCGAGACCGTCGAACGCGCCCGCGTCCGCCGCACCCCCCGCGCCGCCGGGCGGCGTCCAGCCGAGGAGTTCCTGTCCGACCGGCACGCCCGCGATCAGCAACTCCGGCCGGCGCCCGTAGTTGCACTGCACGAGCACGCCGACGGTGTAGTCCCCCACGAGCCGGGACGAGGTCCCGATCCCGCCCTTGAACGAATTGCAGACCATGCCGGTCCCGCCACCGACCGACCCTTCCGTGACGGAGCCCGCGGCGGCGCTCTCGATCGCCGCGAACACGTGCTCCTTGCCGACGTGGAAGCCGTTGATGTCGTTGAGCCGCCCGTCCCAGGTCTCCGCCACCAG containing:
- a CDS encoding P1 family peptidase, translating into MPAAVAAALAAGALVAGALSAQTPPRARDLGIPFPGEPGAWNAITDVAGVRVGHATIIEGEGALVVGEGPVRTGVTAVLPRTESYEPVFAGWYSLNGNGEMTGTTWVEESGFLEGPVMITNTHSVGDVHQAVIEWSRDAEANHPIAPGIWWSLPLVAETWDGRLNDINGFHVGKEHVFAAIESAAAGSVTEGSVGGGTGMVCNSFKGGIGTSSRLVGDYTVGVLVQCNYGRRPELLIAGVPVGQELLGWTPPGGAGGAADAGAFDGLGSIIVVIATDAPLLPHQLKRLARRAPIGIGRMGGYGANSSGDIFIAFSTANGGAWNRGENSTVEMMSNDAISPLLLATAQATEEAITNAMVAGRTMVGRDGNMVPGLPHDEVRRILAAHNRLERP